One window of the Heteronotia binoei isolate CCM8104 ecotype False Entrance Well unplaced genomic scaffold, APGP_CSIRO_Hbin_v1 ptg000447l, whole genome shotgun sequence genome contains the following:
- the LOC132590639 gene encoding mamu class II histocompatibility antigen, DR alpha chain-like, which produces MAQSLWLPLPLSLLTAEEVLSQVAFVQRSLTSEQGPSEFMFDFDGDEIFHVDLDRKVTVWRLPQFSEFTSFQAEGAQGNIAVLRSNLDILMRRSNNTPVENVAPKVMVYPEKPAVLEEPNVLICRANGFSPPVIRMTWMKNGEEVKATEETDFYPNTDNSFRKFSYLTFVPKAEDIYYCQVDHWGLAQPLTKEWNANMPEPLPETAENVVCGLGLAVGIVGIIVGTVLVIKSRQKKEDNFRRGPM; this is translated from the exons ATGGCTCAATCTCTCtggctccctctccccctctctctccttacAGCGGAGGAGGTGCTGTCGCAGGTGGCCTTTGTGCAGCGGAGCCTGACCTCGGAGCAGGGGCCCAGTGAGTTCATGTTCGACTTTGACGGCGACGAGATCTTCCACGTGGACCTGGACCGCAAGGTGACCGTCTGGCGCCTCCCCCAGTTCTCGGAGTTCACCAGCTTCCAAGCGGAGGGTGCCCAGGGCAACATCGCGGTGCTCCGCTCCAACCTCGACATCCTCATGCGGCGGTCCAACAACACCCCGGTGGAGAACG TGGCGCCGAAGGTGATGGTGTACCCGGAGAAGCCAGCGGTGCTGGAGGAACCCAACGTGCTTATCTGCCGGGCTAACGGGTTCTCGCCCCCCGTAATCCGCATGACCTGGATGAAGAACGGGGAGGAGGTGAAGGCCACGGAGGAGACGGACTTCTACCCCAACACCGACAACTCTTTCCGCAAGTTCTCCTACCTGACCTTCGTCCCCAAAGCCGAGGACATCTATTACTGCCAGGTGGACCACTGGGGCCTTGCCCAGCCCCTCACCAAGGAGTGGA ATGCCAACATGCCAGAGCCCCTCCCGGAGACAGCAGAGAACGTGGTGTGTGGCCTCGGCCTGGCTGTGGGCATCGTGGGCATCATCGTGGGCACCGTCCTTgtcatcaagagccggcagaagAAGGAGGACAACTTCCGCAGGGGGCCCATGTGA